One part of the Ruegeria sp. SCSIO 43209 genome encodes these proteins:
- the aspT gene encoding aspartate-alanine antiporter: protein MVDWLVHILQNYPELAVFLSIGIGFLVGPWKLMGFSLGTVTATLLAAVVIGQAQIEIDSAVKSTFFILFIFAVGYGVGPQFIRGLKADGAREVFFALSVLALCLVIPIIAAKVAGLELGYAAGLYAGSQTISAAIGVATDQIGQLGLSAEQAKTYANQIPIAYAVTYIYGTIGSAIILAKIGPRLIGVDLVAACKEYEAKLGGTTSVETGDGIVSAYRAIEARAFEIPEGSDLLGQPVKDLMPGIRIYAERLRRDGKIIEVDDNTVLQAGDVVMFSGRRADLVGLLETNLTEADAPDLLSIPSEKLDVLITSKEVHNKTLEELSKLSIARGIYVSKLMRNMQDLPLLPGTVVHRGDIVTIQGSKRHVEAAVAQIGYADRPVDTTDLAFVGWGIFIGGIIGTLSVMMGGFPISLSTTGGALLAGLVLGWLRTVHPTFGRIPGPALWLMNTLGLNVFIAVIGITAGPGFVAGLQQAGIALLLWGIVATSLPMIFAVYVGHYVFKFHPAILFGACAGARTTTAALGMIQEAAQSRIPALGYGMPYAIGNTLLTIFGMVVVLILS, encoded by the coding sequence ATGGTCGATTGGCTGGTGCATATTCTTCAAAATTACCCTGAACTGGCGGTGTTCCTGTCCATCGGTATCGGCTTTCTCGTTGGTCCTTGGAAACTGATGGGGTTCAGTCTGGGCACGGTCACGGCAACCTTGTTGGCGGCGGTGGTGATCGGACAGGCCCAGATTGAAATCGACTCGGCGGTCAAATCGACTTTCTTCATCTTGTTCATCTTTGCTGTGGGCTACGGTGTCGGACCTCAGTTCATCCGCGGCCTGAAAGCAGACGGCGCTCGCGAGGTGTTCTTTGCGCTCAGCGTACTTGCGCTTTGCCTTGTTATCCCAATCATCGCAGCTAAGGTCGCGGGTCTGGAACTTGGCTATGCTGCGGGGCTTTATGCCGGATCGCAGACGATTTCAGCGGCGATCGGTGTTGCCACCGACCAAATTGGCCAGCTGGGCCTGTCGGCGGAACAGGCCAAAACCTATGCTAACCAGATTCCGATTGCCTATGCGGTGACCTATATTTACGGCACAATCGGGTCGGCCATCATTCTGGCCAAGATCGGCCCGCGTCTGATTGGCGTCGATCTGGTCGCGGCCTGCAAGGAATATGAGGCTAAGCTGGGTGGCACGACGTCGGTTGAAACCGGTGATGGCATCGTCTCGGCATATCGCGCGATCGAGGCGCGGGCCTTTGAGATCCCAGAAGGTAGCGATCTGCTGGGGCAACCGGTCAAAGATCTGATGCCCGGTATCCGCATCTATGCCGAACGCCTGAGACGTGACGGGAAGATCATAGAGGTAGATGATAACACCGTATTGCAGGCCGGAGATGTTGTGATGTTCTCAGGCCGCCGCGCTGATCTGGTGGGTTTGCTTGAGACCAATCTTACAGAAGCTGACGCGCCTGATCTGCTGAGCATACCGTCGGAAAAACTGGATGTGCTGATCACCAGCAAAGAGGTTCATAACAAGACGCTTGAAGAGCTAAGCAAACTGTCGATCGCGCGGGGCATTTATGTCTCGAAACTGATGCGAAACATGCAGGATTTGCCGCTGCTACCCGGGACAGTCGTGCATCGTGGTGACATCGTCACAATTCAGGGCAGCAAGCGGCATGTCGAGGCCGCAGTTGCCCAGATTGGCTATGCCGACCGCCCGGTAGACACCACAGATCTGGCCTTTGTAGGCTGGGGGATTTTCATCGGCGGCATCATTGGAACACTGTCAGTCATGATGGGTGGTTTCCCGATCAGCCTTTCCACTACCGGAGGCGCGCTGCTGGCTGGGCTGGTGCTGGGTTGGCTGCGTACGGTGCACCCGACCTTTGGGCGCATCCCGGGTCCGGCGCTTTGGTTGATGAACACTCTGGGTCTGAACGTGTTTATCGCGGTGATAGGGATCACCGCAGGGCCGGGATTTGTCGCGGGACTGCAACAGGCCGGTATTGCGCTGCTGCTATGGGGAATCGTCGCGACTTCGCTACCAATGATCTTTGCAGTTTACGTCGGGCATTACGTGTTCAAATTCCACCCGGCCATTCTGTTTGGTGCCTGCGCAGGTGCGCGCACCACGACGGCGGCGTTGGGTATGATCCAGGAAGCCGCGCAAAGTCGCATCCCGGCGCTTGGCTACGGAATGCCGTATGCGATCGGAAATACATTATTGACCATCTTCGGGATGGTCGTTGTTTTGATCCTAAGCTGA
- a CDS encoding bifunctional aspartate transaminase/aspartate 4-decarboxylase yields MDRVTLHDYEALSPFQIKDELIKLASAEARKANSAFLNAGRGNPNWVATRPREAFFALGQFAITESKRVMDHPAGLGGMPAQKGCHGRLQSWASDHSDTPGVDTLLEVVAHAISAFDFDADEFVHELTDSIIGDNYPVPDRILKHNATIAHEYLMWSMCRGNRPDAQFDLFAVEGGTAAMCYIFKTLKANRLLNPGDTIALCTPIFTPYLEMPELEDYSLESVHVETDEEDGFQLTDQAVEKLKDPKVKAFFLVNPGNPSSVALSTASLRKLADLVENHRPDLIVLTDDVYGTFVHDFTSVMGHLPRNTIGVYSYSKYFGCTGWRLGVIAVAQDNIFDLKLADHPDEIKQALDKRYGTLSLTPRDIRFIDRLVADSRDVALNHTAGLSLPQQVMMTLFSLSELVDSKKIYQTACMELVHRRFKLLTEAMGIEVQAGEHYDAYYGIIDFEYWLRKYVGEDVVAWIKQNVHPLDIAFKLAEDYGIVLLNGSGFDAPGWSARVSFANLPDEAYSQIGTAVRSVARGYVQAYRAANNLPLHG; encoded by the coding sequence ATGGATAGAGTAACGCTGCACGATTACGAAGCACTCAGCCCGTTTCAGATCAAGGATGAGCTGATCAAACTGGCCTCGGCCGAGGCGCGTAAGGCCAATAGTGCTTTCCTGAACGCGGGGCGCGGCAATCCTAACTGGGTTGCCACCCGTCCGCGTGAGGCGTTCTTTGCCCTTGGTCAATTTGCCATAACTGAATCCAAACGTGTGATGGACCACCCCGCTGGTTTAGGCGGAATGCCGGCGCAGAAAGGTTGCCATGGACGGCTGCAGAGCTGGGCGTCTGATCATTCCGACACGCCGGGCGTCGATACGCTGCTTGAGGTCGTGGCGCATGCCATATCCGCATTTGATTTCGATGCGGACGAGTTTGTGCATGAACTGACGGATTCGATCATCGGTGATAACTATCCGGTGCCTGACCGCATCCTGAAACACAATGCCACCATTGCCCATGAATACCTGATGTGGTCCATGTGTCGGGGCAACCGGCCTGACGCTCAGTTCGATCTGTTCGCAGTCGAAGGCGGCACGGCGGCGATGTGCTACATCTTCAAGACGCTCAAAGCCAACCGATTGCTGAACCCGGGTGACACGATAGCTCTGTGCACTCCGATCTTCACGCCTTACTTGGAAATGCCTGAGTTGGAGGATTACAGCCTTGAATCCGTGCATGTGGAAACCGATGAAGAGGATGGTTTTCAACTGACCGACCAAGCAGTGGAAAAGTTGAAAGATCCCAAGGTAAAGGCGTTCTTCCTAGTCAATCCCGGCAATCCGTCTTCGGTCGCGCTCAGTACCGCGTCACTTCGCAAACTAGCGGACCTGGTTGAAAATCACCGGCCTGATCTGATCGTGTTAACGGATGATGTTTACGGCACCTTTGTGCACGATTTTACCTCGGTCATGGGCCATCTGCCGCGCAACACAATCGGTGTGTATTCCTACTCGAAGTATTTTGGCTGCACCGGCTGGCGTCTCGGCGTGATTGCCGTGGCGCAAGACAACATCTTCGATCTCAAGCTGGCGGATCATCCGGATGAGATCAAACAGGCCCTGGACAAGCGCTATGGCACGCTTAGCCTGACACCACGTGACATTCGCTTTATCGACCGGCTTGTGGCCGATAGCCGCGATGTGGCTTTGAACCACACGGCGGGCCTGTCGCTGCCGCAGCAGGTGATGATGACGCTGTTTTCACTCAGTGAATTGGTCGACAGCAAGAAAATCTATCAGACCGCCTGCATGGAACTGGTTCATCGCCGTTTCAAACTGCTGACCGAAGCGATGGGCATCGAGGTGCAGGCAGGTGAGCATTACGACGCCTATTACGGCATCATCGATTTCGAATATTGGTTGCGAAAATATGTCGGTGAAGATGTCGTGGCTTGGATCAAGCAGAATGTTCACCCATTGGATATTGCGTTCAAATTGGCGGAAGACTATGGGATCGTTCTGCTGAACGGCAGCGGATTTGATGCTCCGGGCTGGTCGGCTCGCGTGTCCTTTGCGAACCTGCCGGACGAGGCGTATTCTCAGATCGGGACAGCCGTTCGATCAGTGGCACGCGGCTATGTTCAAGCCTACCGTGCCGCGAACAATTTGCCGCTGCACGGATAG